A genomic stretch from Natronomonas gomsonensis includes:
- the tnpA gene encoding IS200/IS605 family transposase, with protein sequence MKTTRHATYNLNYHIVWLPKYRNAVLTGEVADRVESILHEIADEKGLDIQNLTVQPDHVHLFVSSPPKHRPSLLANWFKGISSRKYNHRHADHDDEKIRWERGYYAGTAGHVSSETVENYINRHKEAEA encoded by the coding sequence ATGAAGACCACACGGCACGCAACCTACAACCTCAACTACCACATAGTGTGGCTCCCGAAGTACCGCAACGCGGTACTGACGGGAGAAGTTGCCGACCGTGTGGAATCCATCCTCCACGAAATTGCCGACGAGAAAGGCTTGGACATTCAAAACCTGACTGTTCAGCCCGACCACGTTCACCTGTTCGTCAGTAGCCCGCCCAAACACAGACCATCACTGCTCGCCAACTGGTTCAAGGGCATTTCCTCACGGAAATACAACCACCGCCACGCCGACCACGACGACGAGAAAATCCGGTGGGAACGCGGCTACTACGCCGGAACAGCCGGCCACGTCTCCAGCGAAACTGTCGAGAACTACATCAACCGACACAAGGAGGCCGAAGCGTGA
- a CDS encoding YihY/virulence factor BrkB family protein: MNQRLARSKQVTRAIVREIRAENITFMAGSIAYHAFVSLLPFLLLVLFVLSQVGGPELAQRFIEAIAENITPTGSTASGDFATLLVEAATNATRNRGLSLLSLAILVWGTLRIFRGLDQAFSDIYESHAANTFLDQVLDAVVVFVAIGTALFLVTAAEQLVGTPSVGVLDAVVRPVVSALTLAIAFYPMYYVFPDEDVSLREVVPGSLIAGTGWTALRYGFGLYTSLSSTSEYGLVGVIILLITWLYFGGLVLLLGAAVNAVLAGRSEDVDSIAWGQPIDADPTHDDAAFVTPLRELETVAFDGDVRIVVDGADVTVPAPNDATVTVRTVDRPWLLGGDKETAEVYLRWDNSD, from the coding sequence ATGAACCAACGACTAGCGCGTTCGAAACAGGTCACTCGGGCCATCGTCCGCGAGATTCGGGCGGAGAACATCACGTTCATGGCTGGCTCGATTGCCTACCACGCCTTCGTCTCCCTGTTGCCGTTCCTGTTGTTGGTGCTGTTCGTCCTCTCACAGGTCGGCGGACCCGAACTCGCCCAGCGGTTCATCGAGGCAATAGCGGAGAACATCACGCCGACGGGGAGCACCGCATCGGGGGACTTCGCGACGTTGCTCGTCGAGGCGGCGACCAACGCAACACGGAATCGCGGACTGTCGCTTCTGAGCCTCGCCATCCTCGTGTGGGGGACGCTCCGCATCTTTCGCGGCCTCGACCAGGCGTTCTCCGACATTTACGAGTCCCACGCCGCAAACACGTTCCTCGACCAGGTTCTCGACGCCGTCGTCGTCTTCGTCGCCATCGGGACCGCGCTGTTTCTCGTCACCGCCGCCGAACAGCTGGTGGGGACGCCTTCCGTCGGCGTCCTCGACGCCGTCGTCCGACCAGTCGTCTCCGCGCTCACGCTTGCCATTGCCTTCTATCCGATGTACTACGTCTTTCCCGACGAGGATGTCAGTCTCCGTGAGGTCGTCCCGGGAAGTCTTATCGCCGGCACCGGCTGGACCGCGCTCAGGTACGGGTTCGGGCTGTACACCAGCCTCTCGAGCACCAGCGAGTACGGCCTCGTCGGCGTCATCATCCTGCTCATTACGTGGCTGTACTTCGGCGGATTGGTGTTGCTTCTCGGTGCCGCAGTCAACGCCGTCCTCGCCGGCCGGTCGGAGGACGTCGACAGCATCGCGTGGGGACAACCCATCGACGCCGACCCGACACACGACGACGCCGCCTTCGTCACTCCGCTCCGGGAGCTGGAAACCGTCGCCTTCGACGGTGATGTTCGAATCGTCGTCGACGGCGCCGACGTGACGGTTCCGGCGCCGAACGACGCGACCGTGACCGTCCGGACCGTCGACCGCCCGTGGCTGTTGGGCGGCGACAAAGAAACAGCCGAGGTGTATCTGCGGTGGGATAACAGCGACTGA
- a CDS encoding alkaline phosphatase family protein yields MGLFDRLRGGEGPRVAFFGIDGVPYSLIADNEETFPNLTAMANEGAGGAIDSIVPPESSACWPALTTGVNPGETGVYGFQDREVGSYDTYVPMGRDVQATRLWSRVTDAGREATVMNVPVTFPPDRDVQRMVSGFLSPGVEKAAYPDELRETLEGLDYKIDVNAKLGHDEDKSEFVEDAHETLDARFEAFKHYIQQDDWNLFFGVFMTTDRVNHFLFKHYAEDGEYKEEFLEFYEKVDRYLGELRDMLSDGTTMVVASDHGFTKLDHEVKCNVWLEENGWLSYEDDDHDSLDDIADDTKAYSLIPGRFYINLEGREPRGSVPKEYYEEVRAELKAELEALEGPNGRKVADRVVTKEKAFRGDHADIAPDLVVIPNHGFDLKSGFRSGDKVFDIGPRNGMHSFDNACLFVDDDGATIQDADLYDIAPTILELLDMDVDRSEFDGASLV; encoded by the coding sequence ATGGGACTGTTCGACCGGCTTCGCGGTGGCGAGGGTCCGCGAGTCGCTTTCTTCGGTATCGACGGCGTGCCGTACAGTCTAATCGCCGACAACGAGGAGACGTTTCCGAACCTCACGGCGATGGCAAACGAGGGCGCCGGCGGCGCAATCGACTCCATCGTCCCACCGGAGTCCAGCGCCTGCTGGCCCGCGTTGACCACCGGCGTCAACCCGGGGGAAACCGGCGTCTACGGCTTCCAAGACCGCGAGGTCGGCAGTTACGACACCTACGTCCCCATGGGTCGGGACGTTCAGGCCACGCGGCTGTGGTCCCGTGTCACTGACGCCGGCCGCGAGGCGACGGTGATGAACGTGCCCGTGACGTTCCCGCCGGACCGGGACGTCCAGCGGATGGTCAGCGGCTTCCTCTCACCCGGCGTCGAGAAGGCCGCCTACCCCGACGAACTCCGTGAGACGCTCGAAGGGCTGGACTACAAAATCGACGTGAACGCCAAACTCGGCCACGACGAGGACAAATCCGAGTTCGTCGAGGATGCCCACGAGACGCTCGACGCCCGCTTCGAGGCGTTCAAACACTACATCCAGCAGGACGACTGGAACCTCTTTTTCGGCGTCTTCATGACCACCGACCGGGTGAACCACTTCCTGTTCAAACACTACGCCGAGGACGGCGAGTACAAAGAGGAGTTCCTCGAGTTCTACGAGAAAGTCGACCGCTATCTCGGCGAACTGCGTGACATGCTCAGCGACGGAACGACGATGGTCGTCGCCTCCGACCACGGATTCACCAAACTCGACCACGAAGTCAAGTGCAACGTCTGGCTGGAGGAGAACGGCTGGCTCTCCTACGAAGACGACGACCACGACAGCCTCGACGACATCGCCGACGACACGAAGGCGTACTCGCTCATCCCCGGTCGCTTCTACATCAACCTCGAGGGGCGGGAGCCCCGCGGGAGCGTCCCCAAAGAGTATTACGAGGAAGTCCGCGCCGAGCTGAAAGCGGAGCTCGAAGCCCTCGAAGGCCCGAACGGCCGGAAGGTCGCAGACCGCGTCGTCACCAAGGAGAAAGCCTTCCGCGGCGACCACGCCGACATCGCGCCGGACCTCGTAGTCATCCCGAACCACGGCTTCGACCTCAAGTCCGGCTTCCGAAGCGGCGATAAGGTGTTCGACATCGGCCCCCGAAACGGCATGCACAGTTTCGACAACGCCTGTCTGTTCGTCGACGACGACGGCGCGACGATTCAGGATGCCGACCTCTACGACATCGCGCCGACGATTCTCGAACTGCTCGACATGGACGTCGACCGCAGCGAGTTCGACGGCGCGAGTTTGGTGTAA
- a CDS encoding two-component system sensor histidine kinase NtrB — protein MNPPDDSIGSEAFYRTLVENASEGMLTIDTDSRIVYVNPAIERILGYTPEELVGSSKMQLIPERLRPVHAAALQSYIESGEENIDWNGIELPALHKDGHEVPTLISLHEHEHDGERYFTGIVRDISERRSREESLREQNERLDEFADVLSHDIRSPLSVARGYTELAHEESDAPELEQALEALDRIDALIDDILEYSREGGFVDEAEPFRLDDAVRAEWSLTAAEDADLRVEDIGRIEANESRVRELLDNLFRNAVTHGGPGVTVRVGPLPDGFYVEDDGPGIPAADRETVFEYGYTTRDGGSGYGLSIVKQIANEHGWNVRVVEGSDGGARFEFTGVDSLARADG, from the coding sequence GTGAATCCTCCCGACGACTCGATTGGCTCGGAAGCGTTCTATCGAACGCTCGTTGAGAATGCCTCCGAGGGGATGTTGACTATCGACACCGACAGCCGCATCGTGTATGTAAACCCGGCTATCGAGCGGATTCTCGGCTATACGCCGGAGGAACTCGTCGGCAGCTCGAAGATGCAACTCATCCCCGAGCGGCTTCGCCCGGTCCACGCCGCCGCGCTGCAGTCCTACATCGAGAGCGGCGAGGAGAACATCGACTGGAACGGCATCGAGCTGCCGGCACTCCACAAGGACGGCCACGAGGTGCCGACGCTGATTAGCCTCCATGAACACGAACACGACGGCGAGCGGTACTTCACGGGCATCGTCCGGGACATAAGCGAACGACGCAGCCGCGAGGAGTCGCTCAGAGAGCAGAACGAACGTCTCGACGAGTTCGCCGACGTGCTCTCTCACGACATCAGGAGTCCGCTTTCGGTCGCCCGCGGGTACACGGAGTTGGCCCACGAGGAGTCCGACGCCCCCGAACTCGAACAGGCCCTGGAGGCGCTGGACCGCATCGATGCCCTCATCGACGACATTCTAGAATACTCGCGAGAAGGCGGCTTCGTCGACGAGGCCGAGCCGTTCCGACTCGACGACGCCGTCCGGGCGGAGTGGAGCCTCACGGCCGCCGAGGATGCCGACCTCCGTGTCGAGGATATCGGCCGAATCGAGGCAAACGAGAGTCGGGTCCGGGAACTCCTGGACAATCTGTTCCGAAACGCCGTGACCCACGGTGGCCCGGGGGTGACCGTTCGGGTCGGTCCGCTCCCGGACGGCTTCTACGTCGAAGACGACGGCCCCGGAATCCCGGCGGCCGACCGGGAGACGGTGTTCGAGTACGGGTACACGACACGCGACGGTGGGTCGGGCTATGGGCTCTCCATCGTCAAGCAAATCGCCAACGAACACGGGTGGAACGTCCGCGTCGTCGAGGGGTCCGATGGCGGTGCGCGGTTCGAGTTCACAGGTGTCGACTCCCTGGCGCGAGCCGACGGCTAA
- a CDS encoding dihydrofolate reductase: protein MELISVAAVADNGVIGRNGELPWPSIPADKRQYRNRIADWPVILGRRTFDSMRDDLPGRVQVVLSRSASDYGIESAHHASGVDDAIETVESLGDDRAYVIGGAGIYALFQPVVDRMILSRIPGDYDGDAYFPEWNTDEWTVVDRTPYDEFTLEEWVRERR, encoded by the coding sequence ATGGAACTCATCTCAGTCGCGGCGGTCGCGGACAACGGCGTCATCGGCCGGAACGGCGAGTTACCGTGGCCGAGCATCCCGGCCGACAAACGACAGTACCGAAATCGAATCGCGGACTGGCCCGTCATCCTCGGCCGGCGAACGTTCGACTCGATGCGCGATGACCTTCCGGGGAGAGTGCAGGTCGTGTTGAGCCGGTCGGCGTCCGACTACGGCATCGAGTCGGCACACCACGCGTCGGGCGTCGACGATGCAATCGAAACGGTCGAATCACTCGGGGACGACCGAGCCTACGTCATCGGCGGGGCGGGCATCTACGCCCTATTCCAACCGGTCGTCGACCGGATGATACTCAGTCGGATTCCAGGCGACTACGACGGCGACGCGTACTTCCCGGAGTGGAATACCGACGAGTGGACCGTCGTCGACCGCACTCCCTACGACGAGTTCACCCTCGAGGAGTGGGTTCGAGAGCGGCGCTAA
- a CDS encoding type IV pilin — MKRTFQGGLRGASTVTGTILMVAVVVILSSVVGAFVFGLGPSPSPPAPQASISHAILDDAGPDDDDIIAVTLESGTAIETENLYVIGSKKLDIGGAPDSSKPANDDHASEREKFTEAASGDPQVGIGETWDSGETVYLDPEGHSADGVTVKIYWTTRPVEGYNPGTVEGEDSYKIAEFTV; from the coding sequence ATGAAAAGAACATTTCAGGGGGGTCTTCGGGGGGCATCGACGGTGACGGGGACGATTCTGATGGTCGCTGTCGTCGTCATTCTCTCATCCGTCGTCGGTGCGTTCGTCTTCGGTCTCGGTCCCTCGCCATCACCGCCGGCGCCACAGGCATCGATATCACACGCGATTCTTGACGACGCTGGCCCCGACGACGACGATATCATCGCCGTCACGCTCGAATCCGGAACCGCCATCGAGACGGAGAACCTCTACGTCATCGGGTCGAAGAAACTCGACATCGGCGGCGCACCTGACAGTTCCAAGCCCGCAAACGACGACCACGCCAGCGAACGGGAGAAGTTCACGGAAGCCGCAAGCGGCGATCCACAGGTCGGCATCGGCGAGACGTGGGACTCCGGTGAGACGGTGTATCTCGACCCGGAAGGACACAGTGCCGACGGTGTCACGGTCAAGATTTACTGGACCACTCGCCCCGTCGAGGGGTACAACCCCGGTACTGTCGAGGGCGAAGACTCCTACAAAATCGCCGAGTTCACGGTCTGA
- a CDS encoding DUF11 domain-containing protein yields the protein MTDDESISRRRILQVVTAGGAASIAGCSWGGPSGNPCDLSVTKESVGDSVSYGGATEFEITVCNDGDGTCEDAVTVTDDLPNGVTFAAHTGTDWSATESGGVVTFEHPNAAGLGSGECLPTLTMAVDVGSQDEVGDAIRNCVTVEQGDADLAYKTDCATIPVTGTGEGACDLSITKEHIGDLATPGSTSEFEITVCNEGRQRCRGPIPVVDALPSGLTFLGGTGSGWSVSETGGTVTAEHQNSGGLAPGDCLPTLTLEVEVGTIDETGDAVRNCASLDYRDADSTNNRSCISVPVDTETVGGVCDLSIRKGHDGEAVAPGSTTEFEITVCNVGDELCRGEVPVVDALPNGVTFLASTGSGWSVTETGGVVTATHQNSGGLAPGDCLPTLTLEVEFGSIDEVGDAVRNCASIKSDDADSTNNQSCVSVPVDTEAIEGKCDLTIEKTHDGTHVEPGDTTEFDITVCNRGDGRCRGGVTVVDALPNGVTFLNNSGSGWSLSVSGGVVTAEHQNSGGLAPGDCLPTLTLEVEIGSIDETGDAIRNCASIETDDANARNNRSCVSVPVHPPQSSCDGLNIEKTTGGQFKYGQQSTYEIDVCMLQEQTCDGQITVTDDLPDGISFVSASGSGWSASASGGTVTATHPNSGGLGAGQCLPTLVLTVEVVPANQFPGGSDGVQNCARLSADGTFVDEDCVSHVITN from the coding sequence ATGACCGACGACGAGTCAATCAGTCGACGGCGTATCCTCCAAGTGGTCACTGCGGGTGGTGCGGCCTCGATAGCCGGGTGTTCCTGGGGCGGCCCTTCGGGCAACCCGTGTGACCTGTCGGTCACCAAGGAGAGCGTCGGCGACTCCGTCTCGTACGGCGGCGCTACGGAGTTCGAGATTACAGTCTGCAACGACGGCGACGGTACGTGTGAGGACGCCGTGACCGTTACGGACGACCTGCCGAACGGCGTGACGTTCGCCGCGCATACGGGGACCGACTGGAGCGCCACCGAAAGCGGCGGGGTCGTGACCTTCGAGCACCCCAACGCGGCCGGCCTGGGTTCCGGTGAGTGTCTGCCGACACTGACCATGGCGGTCGATGTCGGCTCGCAGGACGAGGTCGGCGACGCAATCCGCAACTGTGTCACCGTCGAACAGGGCGATGCGGACCTGGCCTACAAGACCGACTGTGCCACCATCCCGGTTACGGGAACCGGCGAGGGTGCGTGTGACCTCTCGATAACGAAAGAACACATCGGAGACTTGGCCACGCCCGGTAGTACGAGCGAGTTCGAAATCACCGTCTGTAACGAAGGGCGCCAGCGCTGTCGGGGCCCGATTCCGGTCGTCGACGCCCTGCCGAGCGGCCTGACGTTCCTCGGCGGCACCGGTAGTGGCTGGTCGGTCAGCGAGACGGGCGGCACCGTCACCGCCGAACACCAGAACAGCGGCGGATTGGCGCCCGGCGACTGTCTCCCGACGCTCACCCTCGAGGTCGAAGTCGGCACGATAGACGAGACCGGCGACGCGGTTCGCAACTGTGCGAGTCTCGACTACCGTGATGCCGACTCGACCAACAACCGTAGCTGCATCAGCGTCCCGGTCGATACCGAAACCGTCGGGGGCGTCTGTGACCTCTCGATACGGAAAGGACACGACGGTGAGGCGGTCGCACCCGGCAGTACGACCGAGTTCGAAATCACCGTCTGTAACGTCGGCGACGAACTCTGCCGGGGCGAGGTTCCGGTCGTCGACGCGCTGCCGAACGGCGTGACGTTCCTCGCCAGCACTGGCAGCGGCTGGTCGGTTACCGAGACGGGCGGTGTCGTCACGGCCACCCACCAGAACAGCGGCGGGCTGGCGCCCGGCGACTGTCTCCCCACGCTCACTCTGGAAGTGGAGTTCGGCTCGATAGACGAGGTCGGCGACGCGGTCCGCAACTGTGCGAGCATCAAATCCGACGATGCCGACTCGACCAACAACCAGAGCTGCGTCAGCGTCCCGGTCGATACCGAAGCCATCGAGGGTAAGTGCGATTTGACTATCGAGAAGACCCACGATGGGACCCACGTCGAGCCGGGCGACACCACCGAGTTCGACATTACCGTCTGCAACAGGGGTGACGGACGCTGTCGCGGCGGAGTCACGGTCGTCGACGCGCTGCCGAACGGCGTGACGTTCCTCAACAACAGCGGCAGCGGCTGGTCGCTCTCCGTGAGCGGTGGCGTCGTCACCGCCGAACACCAGAACAGCGGCGGGCTGGCGCCCGGCGACTGCCTCCCCACGCTCACCCTCGAGGTCGAAATCGGCTCGATAGACGAGACCGGCGATGCGATTCGCAACTGTGCGAGCATCGAAACCGACGACGCGAACGCCAGGAACAACCGTAGCTGCGTCAGCGTCCCGGTCCACCCCCCACAGAGCTCCTGTGACGGCCTCAACATCGAGAAAACGACCGGTGGCCAGTTCAAGTACGGCCAGCAGTCGACCTACGAAATCGACGTGTGTATGCTTCAAGAGCAAACCTGCGACGGCCAGATTACCGTCACTGACGACCTGCCGGACGGTATCTCGTTCGTCTCGGCGTCCGGAAGCGGCTGGAGCGCCTCGGCAAGCGGTGGAACGGTCACCGCCACGCACCCGAACAGTGGCGGACTCGGCGCGGGTCAGTGTCTCCCGACGCTCGTGTTGACCGTCGAGGTCGTGCCGGCCAACCAGTTCCCCGGTGGCTCCGACGGCGTCCAGAACTGTGCCCGACTATCCGCCGATGGGACCTTCGTGGACGAGGACTGCGTCTCCCACGTAATCACCAACTAG
- a CDS encoding mechanosensitive ion channel domain-containing protein yields MYVAYDEDTERALMELQQIASDHDPIHDDPAPNARIVDLGKNEVTVQAEFWVEDPMKSDVPTVRSDFRRLVKRRFDEEGITLAPPSAQSLSGELTVDERRSDPTSNGS; encoded by the coding sequence GTGTACGTCGCCTACGATGAGGACACCGAACGGGCCCTGATGGAACTCCAGCAAATCGCCAGCGACCACGACCCGATTCACGACGACCCGGCGCCGAACGCGCGCATCGTCGACTTGGGCAAGAACGAAGTCACCGTACAAGCCGAATTTTGGGTCGAAGACCCGATGAAAAGCGACGTTCCGACGGTTCGCTCCGACTTCCGGCGACTCGTGAAACGTCGCTTCGACGAGGAAGGCATTACGCTGGCTCCGCCGTCCGCACAGTCGCTCTCCGGGGAACTCACGGTGGACGAACGTCGATCCGACCCAACCTCGAATGGGTCGTAA
- a CDS encoding RNA-guided endonuclease InsQ/TnpB family protein, with protein sequence MSVVVRRTNTFAVRPLSAQDKQLLRELLDASASLWNELTYERRQQFFEGESVWDTADYRKQYVGVLGSATAQQLIRKNSEAWRSFFAAREDGEDTAPPGYWGNEDEGRELRTYIRNDQYTLETGERSRVEIPVGQDLKDEYGLGYHDRLRLEVAGDPKCEGEQGRLELSYDEVDDTFRAFQPVTVPDSRRDSPVAEESAALDVGANNLVACTTTTGQQYCYEGRDLFARFRETTEEIARLQSKLRDGRYSSHRIRRLYRTRTRRRDHAQEALVRDLMGRLYDEGVATVYVGDLTDVLSTHWSAEVNEKTHQFWAYRSFIDRLAMTAEEYGITVEVRSEAYTTAECPECGERDDTERAGDVFRCPCGYEGHADLDASRTFLEGQVGKPEVGSMARPVRLTWDDHTWSEIPHSPVRASPNEERTNRSTDDGKLTSVGTA encoded by the coding sequence ATGTCTGTTGTCGTGAGGCGAACCAACACGTTCGCGGTACGTCCGCTCTCCGCGCAGGACAAGCAACTGCTCCGAGAGTTGTTGGACGCCTCCGCCAGCCTCTGGAACGAGCTCACCTACGAACGTCGCCAGCAGTTCTTCGAGGGCGAATCGGTGTGGGATACTGCCGACTACCGCAAGCAGTACGTCGGCGTCCTCGGCTCTGCCACCGCCCAACAACTCATCCGCAAGAACAGCGAAGCGTGGCGCTCGTTCTTCGCTGCCCGAGAGGACGGCGAGGACACCGCCCCGCCCGGCTATTGGGGCAACGAGGATGAGGGGCGGGAGTTGCGGACGTATATCCGCAACGACCAGTACACCCTCGAAACCGGCGAGCGGTCGCGAGTGGAAATCCCGGTCGGCCAAGACCTCAAAGACGAGTACGGCCTTGGCTATCACGACCGGCTGCGCCTCGAAGTCGCTGGCGACCCAAAGTGTGAGGGCGAACAGGGCCGGTTGGAACTGTCCTACGACGAGGTCGACGACACGTTCAGGGCCTTTCAGCCCGTCACCGTGCCTGATTCTCGACGGGATTCACCAGTAGCCGAGGAATCGGCTGCCTTGGACGTGGGCGCGAACAACCTCGTCGCCTGTACCACCACAACCGGCCAACAGTACTGCTACGAGGGTCGCGACCTGTTCGCCCGCTTCCGCGAAACCACCGAGGAGATTGCCCGCTTGCAGTCGAAACTCCGCGATGGCCGGTACAGTAGCCACCGGATTCGACGCCTCTATCGAACCCGGACACGACGGCGCGACCACGCACAGGAGGCGCTCGTGCGGGACCTGATGGGACGACTGTACGACGAGGGGGTTGCCACTGTGTACGTAGGCGACCTCACCGATGTGCTGTCGACACACTGGTCGGCAGAGGTGAACGAGAAGACGCACCAGTTTTGGGCGTATCGCTCGTTCATCGACCGTCTGGCGATGACCGCCGAGGAATACGGCATCACGGTCGAAGTCCGGTCGGAAGCATACACGACAGCGGAATGCCCGGAGTGTGGCGAACGCGACGATACAGAGCGGGCGGGCGACGTGTTTCGCTGTCCGTGTGGCTACGAAGGTCACGCCGACCTCGACGCTTCGCGGACGTTCCTCGAAGGACAGGTTGGCAAACCTGAGGTCGGGTCGATGGCACGGCCCGTGCGCCTCACGTGGGACGACCATACTTGGTCGGAGATACCACACTCTCCCGTGAGGGCAAGTCCCAACGAGGAGCGCACAAACCGGAGTACCGACGACGGGAAACTTACCTCCGTGGGGACGGCATAG
- a CDS encoding RNA-guided endonuclease InsQ/TnpB family protein: MTELTKTLELKLVDPNVYKRQKLRETRDAYQQALQAAFAAGCDTQSAANDVVVEYDLSGYAKNALKKYVPQLCGNSYNADELHDDHPVRFTNEGLQLDHQPQNAIEWYVKVPHHEDYHLWIPARANPDQREWLEALYADDAEMGESRLFERDGTWYLHITATRDVEDQSAASADERTPIGVDIGEASLVTVCHRDEHGSPVRPRLWADDGKAVRRLRKTYFTAKRRLQQRGSERIAESYGDSLWDQIDDVFHRVTREVVEYAESVENPVLVLEDLTYIRENMDYGAYMNRRLHGWGFAKLHAQIRYKAAETGIPVETVNPRNTSKACHACGEHGYRPRQATFRCSNGGCWVGEYQADVNGAINIADRYRSGESHRRSDRTSRQKAGDDDSATDGASLTGPQDSQADAENQQTTRGTYAS; encoded by the coding sequence GTGACCGAACTCACAAAAACGCTCGAACTGAAGCTTGTGGACCCGAACGTCTACAAGCGGCAGAAGCTTCGTGAGACGCGGGACGCCTACCAGCAGGCGCTTCAGGCCGCCTTCGCCGCTGGCTGTGACACACAGTCAGCGGCCAACGACGTGGTTGTTGAGTACGACCTGAGTGGCTACGCGAAAAATGCCCTCAAGAAGTACGTCCCACAACTCTGTGGGAACAGCTACAACGCCGACGAACTGCACGATGACCACCCGGTACGGTTCACCAACGAGGGACTGCAACTTGACCACCAGCCACAGAACGCTATCGAGTGGTACGTCAAAGTCCCGCACCACGAGGATTACCACCTCTGGATTCCGGCGCGCGCCAATCCCGACCAGCGGGAGTGGCTCGAAGCGTTGTACGCAGACGACGCCGAGATGGGTGAAAGTCGGCTGTTCGAGCGGGACGGAACATGGTATCTCCACATCACCGCTACCCGCGACGTGGAGGACCAATCTGCGGCGTCCGCCGACGAGCGGACGCCCATCGGCGTGGACATTGGAGAAGCGAGTCTCGTCACGGTGTGTCACCGCGACGAGCACGGTTCTCCGGTTCGCCCCCGCCTGTGGGCCGACGACGGCAAGGCCGTTCGTCGGCTCCGCAAAACCTACTTCACCGCCAAGCGACGGCTTCAGCAGCGCGGCAGTGAGCGAATCGCGGAGTCCTACGGCGACTCGCTGTGGGACCAGATTGACGATGTGTTCCACCGTGTAACCCGCGAGGTCGTGGAGTACGCCGAGTCCGTCGAGAATCCAGTATTGGTGCTGGAAGACCTGACGTACATCCGCGAGAATATGGACTACGGCGCGTATATGAATCGGCGGTTGCACGGGTGGGGCTTTGCCAAGCTCCACGCACAGATTCGCTACAAAGCCGCCGAGACGGGGATTCCCGTCGAGACGGTGAATCCCCGGAACACGTCGAAGGCGTGCCACGCCTGCGGTGAACACGGCTATCGACCACGACAGGCGACGTTCAGATGCTCGAACGGCGGCTGTTGGGTCGGTGAGTATCAAGCCGACGTGAACGGGGCGATAAACATTGCAGACCGCTACCGTAGTGGAGAGAGTCACCGCCGAAGCGACCGGACTTCCCGGCAGAAGGCCGGTGACGATGACTCGGCTACGGATGGGGCCTCTTTGACCGGGCCACAAGACAGCCAAGCCGATGCTGAAAACCAGCAGACGACGCGTGGAACGTATGCGTCTTGA
- a CDS encoding inorganic diphosphatase, whose protein sequence is MANLWEDLETGPNAPEEIYAVVECLKGERNKYEYDKDIPGVVLDRVLHSNVHYPSDYGFIPQSYYDDEDPFDVLVLVEDQTFPGCVIEARPVALMKMDDDGEQDDKVIAVPSEDPRYDHIEDLEDIPQQQLDEIDEFFATYKNLEEGKEVETLGWEDKQAAYDAIEHAQDLYEEHFG, encoded by the coding sequence ATGGCAAACCTGTGGGAAGACCTCGAAACGGGACCGAACGCACCCGAGGAGATATACGCCGTCGTGGAGTGTCTGAAGGGCGAGCGCAACAAATACGAGTACGACAAGGATATCCCCGGCGTCGTGTTGGACCGGGTGCTGCACTCGAACGTCCACTACCCCTCCGACTACGGGTTCATTCCGCAGTCGTACTACGACGACGAGGACCCCTTCGACGTGCTCGTGTTGGTCGAAGACCAGACGTTCCCGGGCTGTGTCATCGAGGCTCGCCCCGTCGCCCTCATGAAGATGGACGACGACGGCGAACAGGACGACAAGGTCATCGCCGTCCCCAGCGAGGACCCCCGATACGACCACATCGAGGACCTCGAGGACATCCCCCAACAGCAACTCGACGAGATTGACGAGTTCTTCGCGACGTACAAGAACCTCGAAGAGGGCAAGGAAGTCGAGACGCTGGGCTGGGAGGACAAGCAAGCGGCCTACGACGCCATCGAGCACGCTCAAGACCTCTACGAAGAGCACTTCGGCTAA